In a single window of the Raphanus sativus cultivar WK10039 chromosome 9, ASM80110v3, whole genome shotgun sequence genome:
- the LOC108828124 gene encoding ubiquitin-like domain-containing protein CIP73, with amino-acid sequence MATNQCSSSNNASVETPESSTLELNVKTLESQTYAFKVNKNETVSVFKEKIAGETGVPVAQQRLIFRGRVLKDDHPLSEYHLENGHTLHLVVRQPAGSTPSSGTPSEGATANDGNGTNGGPSRGRGHISHSVVLGSFNSADQTEGFVPDINRVIGAVLNSFGVGGQNPPVNSMNVTQPSMASNLPGNSPPGNASAGTPATDGQSQTAGQALPRPAFTSATFRTSMPHVVQIPITAATPIPIPTFLTPIPDSLDTILEFINRMEQALSRNGDQPDTSSATSEGRPREELPRNRHGPSTPEALAIVLRNSQRLLSGPAVSSLSHIAGRLEQDGSSSDPALRSQIQSEAIHAGLAMQHLGALLLELGRTLLTLRMAQSQELSYVNAGPAVYISPSGPNPIMVQPFPNQISPLFTGAAGSSNPVTGPGGLGTPPRHINIHIHAGSSASPTMSSAGNHQSSGQQGEPNSNTSSVRVLPTRNISAASAPAHSTGENVSAGIQSGVSSAMTEQGTNTVATSAPEERSSLPDLPSERSNSIGERGKEHCEDLGHPEVDTTGDTKLNKKATPEVVTPLGLGLGGLDRKKRSKQPKTSGKNEDGGTSSASVEGVQQSSGNSSQQLLQSLLSGSSRGRGSDDGVDVSSAMSQVLESPVLDGLLSGVSQQAGVDSPNMLRNMLQQFTQNPQIMNTVQQIAQQVDGQEIENMMSGGAHGEGGGGFDLSRMVQQMMPLVSRAFTQGGPSFGPPLQQAVQANVQPMMQMIEHSDPPEDVFRAMVENAAMSQEDLADVLCSDEALAHEYAELLRRDLEGRLQDNHGP; translated from the exons ATTTGGAAAATGGGCATACTTTGCACTTGGTTGTGAGGCAGCCAGCAGGATCAACGCCATCATCTGGTACGCCTTCAGAAGGAGCTACTGCAAATGATG GTAATGGTACTAATGGTGGACCATCTCGAGGTCGTGGACACATCTCTCACAGCGTAGTCCTCGGGAGTTTTAATTCTGCAGATCAGACTGAAGGCTTTGTTCCAGATATCAACCGG GTTATTGGAGCAGTTCTAAATTCTTTTGGAGTTGGTGGGCAGAACCCTCCAGTTAACAGTATGAATGTCACGCAGCCGTCTATGGCA TCCAATTTGCCTGGCAACTCCCCGCCTGGAAATGCATCTGCTGGAACACCTGCCACCGATGGTCAAAGCCAAACGGCGGGACAGGCACTACCTAGGCCAGCGTTTACTAGTGCAACATTTCGAACATCTATGCCTCATGTCGTTCAGATTCCTATTACAGCAGCTACACCAATTCCTATTCCTACATTTCTGACG CCTATCCCGGATTCGCTAGACACTATTTTGGAGTTTATTAATCGGATGGAACAGGCATTATCACGAAACG GCGATCAGCCAGATACTTCCTCTGCTACATCAGAAGGTCGTCCCAGGGAAGAGTTGCCAAGAAATAGACACGGTCCATCAACGCCTGAAGCACTGGCTATTGTCCTGAGGAATTCACAGCGTCTACTAAGTGGTCCAGCCGTCTCTTCGTTATCG CATATTGCAGGACGTCTAGAGCAGGATGGATCCTCTTCAGATCCTGCTCTCAGGTCACAAATCCAGTCAGAAGCAATACATGCAGGTCTTGCTATGCAACATTTAGGGGCCCTCCTACTGGAGCTTGGGCGCACACTTCTGACATTGAGAATGGCACAGTCTCAG GAATTATCCTATGTGAACGCTGGCCCTGCTGTATACATATCTCCGTCAGGACCGAATCCTATTATGGTTCAG CCTTTTCCGAATCAAATCAGCCCACTCTTTACTGGTGCGGCTGGCTCATCAAATCCAGTAACCGGACCAGGTGGTTTAGGAACTCCCCCTAGGCACATTAACATTCACATACATGCTG GTTCATCAGCTTCACCTACGATGTCGTCAGCTGGAAACCATCAAAGCAGTGGACAGCAAGGAGAACCTAACAGCAATACAAGTTCAGTTAGGGTACTTCCAACGAGAAACATCAGTGCTGCTTCTGCTCCAGCACATTCTACCGGCGAGAATGTGTCTGCTGGGATTCAGTCTGGCGTTTCTAGTGCTATGACTGAGCAGGGTACCAACACTGTGGCTACTTCCGCACCGGAGGAAAGGAGCTCGTTACCTGACTTACCATCTGAGAGGAGTAACTCAATT GGTGAACGCGGTAAAGAACATTGTGAAGATTTAGGGCATCCAGAGGTAGATACTACCGGTGATACCAAATTAAATAAGAAGGCTACTCCAGAAGTTGTGACGCCACTTGGATTGGGGCTCGGGGGTCTGGACCGTAAG aaACGAAGCAAGCAGCCTAAGACATCAGGTAAGAATGAAGATGGTGGGACTTCTTCTGCTTCGGTTGAAGGTGTGCAACAGAGCAGTGGGAACAGTAGTCAACAGCTTTTGCAATCTCTCCTTTCTGGTAGTTCACGTGGGCGAGGTTCTGATGACGGTGTAGATGTCTCAAGTGCAATGTCTCAGGTGTTGGAGAGCCCTGTTTTGGATGGTTTGCTATCAGGGGTATCTCAACAAGCTGGTGTTGATTCACCAAACATGCTGAGAAATATGTTGCAGCAGTTTACCCAGAACCCACAGATCATGAACACAGTCCAGCAAATTGCTCAACAGGTGGATGGTCAAGAGATAGAGAATATGATGTCAGGCGGAGCTCATGGCGAAGGAGGAGGTGGCTTTGATCTCTCAAGAATGGTCCAGCAAATGATGCCTCTAGTCTCACGTGCTTTTACCCAAGGAGGACCATCATTTGGACCGCCATTACAACAGGCTGTACAG GCAAATGTTCAACCCATGATGCAAATGATTGAGCACTCTGATCCACCAGAAGATGTATTCCGTGCGATGGTTGAAAATGCTGCGATGAGTCAAGAAGACCTTGCAGACGTGCTCTGCAGTGATGAAGCTCTTGCTCAT GAATACGCGGAGTTGCTAAGGCGTGATCTGGAAGGCCGGCTACAAGATAATCATGGTCCATAA